CGCTCGAAATCCGGCGAGGATCTCGCGCGCTATTTTCCCGAGATCGTCGCCGCGGCGCTGGCGCTGAAGGCGGATCGCTTCACGCTCGACGGCGAGATCGTCGTGCCGCAGGGCAAGGGCTTCTCCTTCGACGCGCTGCTGCAGCGGATCCATCCCGCCGCAAGCCGCGTGACGAAGCTCTCGCAGGAGACGCCGGCGCTGTATCTCGCCTTTGATCTGCTCGCGACCGCCAGGGAGAAGAAGCTTGCCGAAAAGCCGCTGAGCGAGCGGCGGCCGGCGCTGGAAGCATTTGCCAAGGCCAATTTGAAGGGCAGCATCTTCCGCCTCTCGCCGACGACGCCGAGCTACGCCACCGCGAAAAAATGGCTGGCGCAATCCGGCGACGGCTCGGACGGCGTCATCGCCAAGCGCATCGACCTGCCCTATCAGGCGGGCAACCGCGACGGCATGCAGAAGATCAAGAAGTTCCGCAGCGCCGATTGCGTGGTCGGCGGCTTCCGCTACGCCACCAACAAACTCGCAGGCCGAAAAGTCGTCGGCTCGCTGCTGCTCGGCCTCTACGACGACAAAGGCCTGCTGCACCATGTCGGCTTCACCTCGGCGATCAAGACCGAGGCGAAGCCGGACCTGACCGACCGGCTGGAGGCATTGATCAGCGCGCCCGGCTTCACCGGCAACGCGCCGGGCGGGCCGAGCCGCTGGTCCACCGAGCGCTCGGCCAAGTGGTGCCCACTCGAGCCGAAGCTCGTGATCGAGGTCCGCTACGACCATTTCAGCGGCGAGCGTTTTCGCCACGGCACCTCGATCCTGCGCTGGCGCCCCGACAAGGCCCCGCGGCAATGCACCTTCGATCAGTTGAAGCAGAAGGCGGCCGATCCCATGAAGCTGCTGAAAGCGACGTAGCTATTTGATCCACCCTGTCGCCAGCGCGTTCGCGAGCTCGGGCTGATTGTTCCGGCGGGCGAGCGCCGCCATCGCCTCGTGATCATACGCGACATGGCGGAACGTTACCTGCCAGGCACCGTCAGCGAGTTCGAGGATCGCATAGCGCGCGTGCGGCGTACCGGCCTCGACGACATGCGGGAACGGGTGCTTGTCGCCATAGCCGGGGCTGCCGACGCTGCCGGGATTGACGATCAGCCGGCCATCGCGAAGCCGCACCGCGCGGGCGAGATGCGTGTGGGCGCAAAGGATCAACGACTGTGCGATGCCGTGCGCGAACTGCGCGATCCGGTCGAGCGGCGATAGCGCGACGGTGCCGTCGGGATGCACGGTGTCGAGCCAGTAGATCTCATCATTGTCCGGTGTCGCGTGGCAGAGGAACACCTGTTCGCGGAAGACGCGTGTCATCGGCTGTGCACGCAGCCAGTCGAGTTGCGCGGCATTGAGCTGCGCGTGCGCAGGCCGATCCCACGAGCCCATCTTCTCCGGCGGACGGTCGAGCAGATAGCGGTCGTGATTGCCGAGCACATGGACGGCGTCGAGCTGCATCAGGATCTCGATCGTCCGCCGCGCATCGAGCGGACCGCTCAGCATGTCGCCGAGATTGACGATGTCGGAGATGCCTTGGGCGCGGATGTCGGCGAGCACCGCCTCCAGCGCGAGGTAGTTTCCGTGGACGTCGGCGATCGCGGCAAAACGCATCGTTATCCTCACTTTCGTGCCCCGGACGCAGCGCAGCGTGGAACGGTGCGCTGCAGGGCCGGGGCCCATGTCGCGGCATGCTGGGTCCCGGCTCAGCGGAGCAGCGTTGCACGCTGCACCGCGTCCGGCACACCAGACCGACTATGCAGGAGGCGTGCCGTTGATGGCGAGCACGTGGCCGGCGAGATAGAGCGAGCCGGTGATCAGGATGCGCGGCGGCACCTCGTAGGCCAGCTTCGCCAGGGCGCGGAGCGCGGCCTCGATGCCGGGCGCGGGCTCGACGCGCATGCCGAGGCTGCGCGCGGCGTCGGCGAGGCGGTCGACCGGCATCGCGTTCTCGGTCTCGGGAATCGGCACCGCGATGATGTGACGGGTGAGGCCGGCGAAATTGGCGAGAAAGCCCTGCGCGTCCTTGTTGGCCATCATGCCGGCGATCACCACCAGCGGCCGCGACACCCGCTCCTCGAGATCGCCGAGCGCGGCGGCCGCGACGCGCCCGCCTTCCGCATTGTGGCCGCCGTCGAGCCAGATCTCCGAGCCCTGCGGTCCCCAGGAGAGCAATTCGCCCGAGGTGATGCGCTGCATCCGCGCCGGCCATTCCGCACCGACGATGCCGGCTTCGAACGCCGCGTGATTGATCCTGAAATTCGCGATCGCGCGCAGCGTCGCGATCGCAAGACCCGCATTGTCGAACTGGTGGCGGCCGAACAGGCGCGGCGCCGCCAGATCCATCAGGCCGCGCTCGTCAGAATAGACCAGGCGCCCATGCTCGACGTTGACGTGCCAGTTTTCGTTCGCGGCAAACAGCGGCGCGCGCATGCGCTTGGCTTGCGCCTCGATCACAGCCATCGCTTCACCCGGCTGCTCGGCTGAGATCACGGGCACGCCGCGCTTGATGATGGCGGCCTTCTCGCCGGCAATCGACGTCAGCGTGTCGCCGAGGAAATCCATGTGGTCCATGCTGATCGGGGTGATCACGCAGGCCGCCGGCGCATCAATCACATTGGTCGAATCGAGCCGGCCGCCGAGGCCGACTTCGAGAAGCACGACATCGGCCGGGTTCTGCGCGAACAGGTGAAACGCCGCCGCAGTCTTCAGCTCGAACACCGTCGCGGCCTCGCCGGCATTGACGCGCTCGACCTCTTCCAGCGCCGCGCGCAGCTCGTCGTCGCTGACGAGCACGCCGCCACCGACGCGACCGAGCCGGAAACATTCGTTGATGCGGACGAGATAGGGCGAGGTGTAGGCGTGAACGCGCAAGCCGGCGGCCTCCAGCGTCGCGCGCAGATAGGCCAGCGTCGAGCCCTTGCCGTTGGTGCCGGCGACGTGGATCACCGGCGGCAGCTTGCGTTCGGGGTGTCCGAGCCGCTCGAGCAAGCGGTGCATCCGCTCAAGGCCCAGATCGATGCGCTTCTGATGCAGGGCCGACAACCGCCCGATCAATTCATCGAGCGGTTTCTTTGCGCTGTCAGGGGATGCGTTCACGCGTGGGGTGCGGCTGGCGCCGTCTCAGCGGCCGATACGATCTGCGCTGGGCTGACGACTGGCTGCACCGGCTTCGAGGCGCCATCCTGCGCCGGCGCCTTGGTCAGCAGGCGGCAGAGCCGCGCCAGGGTCGGGCGCAGCTCGTGGCGATGCACGACCATGTCGACCATGCCGTGCTCCTTCAGATATTCGGCGCGCTGGAAGCCTTCGGGCAGCTTCTCGCGAATGGTCTGCTCGATCACGCGCGCACCGGCGAAACCGATGAGCGCGCCCGGCTCGGCGATCTGCACGTCGCCCAGCATCGCATAGGACGCGGTGA
This is a stretch of genomic DNA from Bradyrhizobium sp. CB2312. It encodes these proteins:
- a CDS encoding ATP-dependent DNA ligase, producing the protein MEAKSVDAIPRSKAWQYEPKWDGFRCLLSRDGAHVDLRSKSGEDLARYFPEIVAAALALKADRFTLDGEIVVPQGKGFSFDALLQRIHPAASRVTKLSQETPALYLAFDLLATAREKKLAEKPLSERRPALEAFAKANLKGSIFRLSPTTPSYATAKKWLAQSGDGSDGVIAKRIDLPYQAGNRDGMQKIKKFRSADCVVGGFRYATNKLAGRKVVGSLLLGLYDDKGLLHHVGFTSAIKTEAKPDLTDRLEALISAPGFTGNAPGGPSRWSTERSAKWCPLEPKLVIEVRYDHFSGERFRHGTSILRWRPDKAPRQCTFDQLKQKAADPMKLLKAT
- a CDS encoding metallophosphoesterase family protein: MRFAAIADVHGNYLALEAVLADIRAQGISDIVNLGDMLSGPLDARRTIEILMQLDAVHVLGNHDRYLLDRPPEKMGSWDRPAHAQLNAAQLDWLRAQPMTRVFREQVFLCHATPDNDEIYWLDTVHPDGTVALSPLDRIAQFAHGIAQSLILCAHTHLARAVRLRDGRLIVNPGSVGSPGYGDKHPFPHVVEAGTPHARYAILELADGAWQVTFRHVAYDHEAMAALARRNNQPELANALATGWIK
- a CDS encoding folylpolyglutamate synthase/dihydrofolate synthase family protein — protein: MNASPDSAKKPLDELIGRLSALHQKRIDLGLERMHRLLERLGHPERKLPPVIHVAGTNGKGSTLAYLRATLEAAGLRVHAYTSPYLVRINECFRLGRVGGGVLVSDDELRAALEEVERVNAGEAATVFELKTAAAFHLFAQNPADVVLLEVGLGGRLDSTNVIDAPAACVITPISMDHMDFLGDTLTSIAGEKAAIIKRGVPVISAEQPGEAMAVIEAQAKRMRAPLFAANENWHVNVEHGRLVYSDERGLMDLAAPRLFGRHQFDNAGLAIATLRAIANFRINHAAFEAGIVGAEWPARMQRITSGELLSWGPQGSEIWLDGGHNAEGGRVAAAALGDLEERVSRPLVVIAGMMANKDAQGFLANFAGLTRHIIAVPIPETENAMPVDRLADAARSLGMRVEPAPGIEAALRALAKLAYEVPPRILITGSLYLAGHVLAINGTPPA